In Balaenoptera acutorostrata chromosome 19, mBalAcu1.1, whole genome shotgun sequence, the following proteins share a genomic window:
- the LOC103009219 gene encoding programmed cell death protein 5-like has product MAEEELEALRKHRLAELQAKHGDPGDAAQQEAKQREAEMRNSILAQALDQSARARLSNLALVKPEKTKAVENYLIQMARYGQLNGKVSEQGLTEILEKVSQQTEKKTTVKFNRKKEMDSDEDDDY; this is encoded by the coding sequence ATGGCGGAGGAGGAGCTTGAGGCGCTGAGGAAGCACAGGCTGGCCGAGCTGCAGGCGAAGCACGGGGACCCTGGCGATGCAGCACAACAGGAAGCAAAGCAAAGGGAAGCAGAAATGAGAAACAGTATCTTAGCCCAAGCTCTGGATCAGTCAGCCCGGGCCCGATTAAGTAACTTAGCACTTGTAAAGCCTGAGAAAACTAAAGCAGTAGAGAATTACCTTATACAGATGGCACGGTATGGACAACTAAATGGGAAGGTATCAGAACAAGGTTTAACAGAAATCCTCGAAAAGGTAAGccaacaaacagaaaagaaaacaacagttaaattcaacagaaaaaaagaaatggactctGATGAAGATGACGATTATTGA
- the LOC103009611 gene encoding SNRPN upstream reading frame protein-like — translation MKRIFEIGCTKMSSAEWGGRWRCLTCSVLRPAVRWSGASDHLHLRWTAEQHVPEVEVQVKHRRIASLSNQECHLYPRRSQQQQPVPVVDFHAELRQAFLAEIPRGG, via the exons atgaaaagaatttttgAGATTGGTTGTACCAAAAT GAGCAGCGCAGAGTGGGGCGGCCGCTGGAGATGCCTGACCTGTTCTGTTCTGAGGCCAGCAGTGCGATGGAGCGGGGCCAGTGACCATTTACACCTGAGGTGGACTGCGGAACAGCACGTACCAGAGGTAGAAGTCCAAGTCAAACATAGAAGGATAGCCTCACTGAGCAACCAGGAGTGTCACCTGTACCCGAGGCGAtctcagcagcagcagccagTCCCTGTGGTGGATTTCCATGCGGAACTGAGACAGGCATTCTTAGCTGAGATACCAAGAGGTGGTTAA